One Micromonospora sp. WMMD1120 genomic region harbors:
- a CDS encoding Lrp/AsnC ligand binding domain-containing protein, which yields MVQAYILIQTEVGRARDVAGLIADISGVVRVDAVTGPYDVVVLTEANTVDELGKLIVSKVQMVPGITRTLTCSVVRL from the coding sequence GTGGTACAGGCGTACATCCTCATCCAGACCGAGGTCGGCCGCGCACGTGACGTGGCGGGTCTCATCGCGGACATCTCCGGCGTGGTTCGCGTCGACGCCGTCACCGGGCCGTACGACGTGGTCGTGCTCACCGAGGCGAACACCGTCGACGAGCTCGGCAAACTCATTGTCAGCAAGGTGCAGATGGTGCCCGGCATCACCCGTACCCTCACGTGTTCGGTGGTGCGGCTGTAA
- a CDS encoding thiamine-phosphate kinase: MSGIGEFGLIERITARLSYGPTTLLGPGDDAAVVAAPDGRVAASTDVLVDGRHFRRDWCSAGDVGHKAAAANLADIAAMGATPTALLVALCVPADLDTAWAEELADGLAAEAATVGASVVGGDMSASPTLTIAVTALGDLEGRPPVLRSGARPGDVLALAGRTGYAAAGLTVLTRGFRTPRLLVEAYRRPVVPYPAGPQAARLGATSMIDVSDGLLADLGHVSAASRVGIDVRRGAFEVPRQMADAAQALGVDPYTWILAGGEDHALAATFPPAVALPSGWQPIGVVTDGVGVTVDGAPYEGVTGWDHFR; the protein is encoded by the coding sequence GTGTCCGGAATCGGGGAGTTCGGGCTGATCGAGCGGATCACCGCCCGGCTGTCGTACGGGCCGACGACCCTGCTGGGCCCGGGTGACGACGCGGCGGTGGTGGCCGCGCCGGACGGCCGGGTGGCAGCCTCCACCGACGTGCTCGTCGACGGGCGGCACTTCCGGCGGGACTGGTGCTCGGCCGGCGACGTCGGGCACAAGGCGGCGGCGGCCAACCTGGCGGACATCGCCGCGATGGGTGCCACGCCGACAGCCCTGCTGGTCGCCCTCTGCGTGCCGGCCGACCTGGACACCGCCTGGGCCGAGGAGCTGGCCGACGGGCTCGCCGCGGAGGCGGCGACGGTCGGTGCCAGCGTCGTCGGCGGGGACATGTCCGCCAGCCCCACGTTGACCATCGCGGTCACCGCGCTCGGCGACCTGGAGGGCCGTCCGCCGGTGCTGCGCTCCGGCGCACGCCCCGGGGACGTGCTCGCCCTGGCCGGGCGCACCGGCTACGCGGCGGCCGGGCTGACGGTGCTCACCCGGGGCTTCCGGACCCCTCGGCTGCTGGTCGAGGCGTACCGCCGGCCGGTGGTGCCCTACCCGGCCGGCCCGCAGGCCGCCCGGCTGGGCGCCACCTCCATGATCGACGTGTCCGACGGGCTGCTGGCCGACCTCGGGCACGTGTCGGCGGCCAGCCGGGTGGGCATCGACGTCCGCCGGGGCGCGTTCGAGGTGCCCCGGCAGATGGCAGACGCGGCGCAGGCGCTCGGCGTCGACCCGTACACCTGGATCCTCGCCGGTGGCGAGGACCACGCCCTGGCCGCGACCTTCCCCCCGGCGGTGGCGTTGCCGTCGGGCTGGCAGCCGATCGGCGTCGTCACGGACGGTGTCGGAGTGACGGTGGACGGCGCGCCCTACGAGGGCGTGACCGGCTGGGACCACTTCCGGTGA
- a CDS encoding GNAT family N-acetyltransferase, with translation MSEIEIRTVPFDAPVAQHLIRAALADLGARYHSSGDETPVDATEFEPPDGVFLVAYLAGEPVGCGGWRSHGEGTAELKRMYTAPAARGRGVARTVLAAVERSARDQGRKRVVLECGDKQPEAIAMYRSAGYERIPNFGFYKDAEGCISFGRTL, from the coding sequence GTGAGTGAGATCGAGATCCGGACGGTGCCGTTCGACGCGCCGGTGGCGCAGCACCTGATCCGTGCCGCGCTGGCCGACCTGGGTGCCCGTTACCACAGTTCCGGCGACGAGACCCCTGTCGACGCCACCGAGTTCGAACCGCCCGACGGTGTGTTCCTCGTCGCCTACCTGGCCGGTGAGCCGGTCGGGTGCGGAGGCTGGCGCAGCCACGGCGAGGGCACCGCCGAACTGAAGCGTATGTACACCGCGCCGGCGGCGCGCGGCCGGGGCGTCGCCCGGACGGTGCTGGCGGCCGTCGAGCGCTCGGCCCGCGACCAGGGCCGCAAGCGGGTGGTCCTGGAATGCGGCGACAAGCAGCCGGAGGCGATCGCCATGTACCGCTCCGCCGGGTACGAGCGGATCCCGAACTTCGGCTTCTACAAGGACGCGGAGGGCTGCATCTCCTTCGGCCGTACCCTCTGA
- the rpmB gene encoding 50S ribosomal protein L28 → MASVCDVCGKGPGFGHNVSHSHRRTNRRWNPNIQSVRTPAGGGNTKKLKVCTSCIKAGKVTRA, encoded by the coding sequence GTGGCTAGCGTGTGCGACGTCTGTGGCAAGGGACCGGGCTTCGGCCACAACGTGTCCCACTCGCACCGGCGGACCAACCGCCGCTGGAACCCGAACATCCAGTCGGTGCGTACCCCGGCCGGTGGCGGCAACACCAAGAAGCTGAAGGTCTGCACGTCGTGCATCAAGGCCGGCAAGGTCACCCGCGCCTGA
- a CDS encoding DAK2 domain-containing protein has translation MLDTLDAAAVRRWCAGGLAALKRHQGEIDQLNVYPVPDGDTGTNLVLTLTSAQQALAMDLDTLPDSGPTAHGHALRLMAQGALLGARGNSGVILSQILRGFADEIATAPTVRGRGLAAALRSGAAAAYTAVARPVEGTVLSVVAAAADAAERAGTDELPVVADVAARAAADALARTPEQLPALARAGVVDAGGRGFCVLLDALVEVLTGESAAAPAPVPRAVRPAATVARETGSEEYAYEVQFLLDAPAEAVTGLRRALDALGDSLVVVGDGREPVATWNVHVHVNDVGAAIEAAVVAGRPYRISVTRFADQAEHLAGPATAGRAAVVVATGSGIAELFAAEGATVVPANPSTGELLDAVRGTGAARVVVLPNDANTEAVASAAAREAHRHGIKVSVVPTRSPVQALAALAVRDEDRRFEDDVIAMAEAAGACRYAEVCHASREALTVAGPCRPGDVLALVEGEVHLVGTDLTDICTGVVDRMLGGGGELVTLLAGVDAPEGLTDAVRAHVAGRWPFVEVHAYPGGQPFYPLLVGIE, from the coding sequence GTGCTGGACACCCTCGACGCCGCCGCGGTGCGCCGCTGGTGCGCGGGCGGGTTGGCCGCGCTCAAGCGCCACCAGGGCGAGATCGACCAGCTCAACGTCTATCCGGTCCCCGACGGCGACACCGGCACCAACCTGGTGCTCACCCTCACCTCGGCCCAGCAGGCCCTCGCGATGGATCTGGACACCCTGCCCGACAGCGGGCCGACCGCGCACGGGCACGCGCTGCGGCTGATGGCCCAGGGGGCGCTCCTCGGCGCGCGCGGCAACTCCGGGGTGATCCTCTCGCAGATCCTGCGCGGCTTCGCCGACGAGATCGCGACGGCGCCGACGGTGCGGGGCCGAGGGCTGGCCGCCGCCCTGCGGTCCGGGGCCGCCGCCGCGTACACCGCGGTGGCCCGACCGGTCGAGGGCACGGTGCTCAGTGTGGTCGCGGCGGCGGCCGACGCGGCCGAGCGAGCCGGCACCGACGAGCTGCCGGTGGTGGCCGACGTCGCGGCGCGGGCGGCGGCCGACGCTCTCGCCCGGACCCCGGAGCAGCTACCCGCGCTGGCCCGCGCGGGAGTGGTCGACGCGGGTGGTCGGGGGTTCTGCGTGCTGCTCGACGCCCTGGTGGAGGTGCTGACCGGGGAGAGCGCCGCGGCGCCCGCGCCGGTGCCGCGCGCCGTCCGCCCGGCGGCCACCGTCGCCCGGGAGACCGGTTCCGAGGAGTACGCCTACGAGGTGCAGTTCCTGCTCGACGCCCCGGCCGAGGCGGTCACCGGGTTGCGGCGGGCGCTCGACGCCCTGGGTGATTCCCTCGTCGTGGTCGGCGACGGGCGTGAGCCGGTCGCCACCTGGAACGTGCACGTGCACGTCAACGACGTCGGGGCGGCGATCGAAGCCGCAGTGGTCGCCGGCCGCCCGTACCGGATCTCGGTGACCCGTTTCGCCGACCAGGCGGAGCACCTCGCCGGCCCGGCGACGGCCGGCCGGGCCGCGGTGGTGGTGGCCACCGGCAGCGGAATCGCCGAGCTGTTCGCCGCCGAGGGTGCCACCGTGGTGCCGGCCAACCCGTCCACCGGTGAGTTGCTGGACGCCGTCCGCGGCACCGGCGCGGCGCGGGTGGTGGTGCTGCCCAACGACGCCAACACGGAGGCGGTGGCGAGCGCCGCGGCCCGCGAGGCGCATCGGCACGGCATCAAGGTGAGCGTGGTGCCGACCCGCTCACCGGTGCAGGCGTTGGCCGCCCTCGCCGTCCGCGACGAGGACCGCCGCTTCGAGGACGACGTGATCGCGATGGCCGAGGCGGCGGGCGCCTGCCGGTACGCCGAGGTCTGCCACGCCAGCCGCGAGGCGCTGACGGTGGCCGGTCCCTGTCGTCCGGGCGACGTGCTGGCGCTGGTGGAGGGAGAGGTGCACCTGGTCGGCACCGACCTCACCGACATCTGCACGGGCGTCGTCGACCGGATGCTCGGCGGCGGGGGAGAGCTGGTCACCCTGTTGGCCGGGGTGGACGCCCCGGAGGGGCTCACCGACGCCGTCCGCGCGCACGTCGCCGGGCGCTGGCCGTTCGTCGAGGTGCACGCGTACCCGGGCGGTCAGCCGTTCTACCCGCTCCTGGTAGGGATCGAATGA
- the recG gene encoding ATP-dependent DNA helicase RecG, whose product MSEPATVDTPLKKLVGDKTAKALAAHLDLHTAGDLVYHFPRRYDERGEHTDIRSLDVGEQVTVMAQVQRTTVRPMRQRRGNLLEVTVGDGSGGVLTLTFFGNQAWRERELRPGRWGLFAGKVTEFRGKRQLNGPEYVLLGDGGDGEAAVGDDIEEFAGALIPVYPAAAAVPTWVIARCVRVVLDTFTPPDDPLPADLRASRKLVGLGTALTDIHRPSSKEALYRARRRLKWDEAFAVQLTLVQRKHRAADWPARPRPARPGGLLEAFDARLPYELTAGQRDVGVEIAADLAAPHPMHRLLQGEVGSGKTVVALRAMLQVVDAGGQAALLAPTEVLAAQHYRGMLDLLGPLGRAGELGAAEHATGVELVTGSLGAAARRRALGEVASGAAGIVLGTHALLYEGVDFADLGLVVVDEQHRFGVEQRDALRAKADQPPHVLVMTATPIPRTVAMTVYGDLEVSTLSQLPRGRSPIASHVVPAAEKPAYLDRAWRRLREEVAAGHQAYVVCPRIGAGPASEEEPPAVDDNGRRPPLAVTEVAPLLAEGPLHGLRIGVLHGRLPADEKDAVMRSFAAGDLDVLVATTVVEVGVDVPNATVMIVLDADRFGVSQLHQLRGRVGRGAAAGLCLLVTEAAEGSSARERLDAVASTSDGFTLAELDLEQRREGDVLGATQSGRRSHLRLLSLLKDADLIRDARAEAITLIEDDPELTRNPALAASIAALVDEDRAEYLEKG is encoded by the coding sequence ATGAGCGAACCAGCCACCGTGGACACGCCGCTGAAGAAGCTGGTGGGGGACAAGACAGCCAAGGCGTTGGCCGCGCACCTCGACCTGCACACGGCGGGTGACCTGGTCTACCACTTCCCGCGCCGCTACGACGAGCGGGGCGAGCACACCGACATCCGCTCGTTGGACGTCGGCGAGCAGGTCACCGTCATGGCCCAGGTGCAGCGCACCACGGTCCGCCCGATGCGCCAGCGACGCGGCAACCTGCTGGAGGTCACCGTCGGCGACGGCTCCGGCGGGGTGCTGACGTTGACCTTCTTCGGCAACCAGGCGTGGCGTGAGCGGGAGCTGCGCCCCGGCCGGTGGGGGTTGTTCGCCGGCAAGGTCACCGAGTTCCGGGGCAAACGGCAGCTCAACGGCCCGGAGTACGTGCTGCTCGGCGACGGCGGTGACGGTGAGGCGGCGGTCGGCGACGACATCGAGGAGTTCGCCGGCGCGCTGATCCCGGTCTACCCGGCCGCCGCCGCCGTGCCGACCTGGGTGATCGCGCGGTGTGTGCGGGTCGTGCTGGACACGTTCACCCCGCCGGACGACCCGCTACCGGCCGACCTGCGCGCCAGCCGCAAGCTGGTCGGGCTGGGCACCGCGCTGACCGACATCCACCGGCCGTCCAGCAAGGAGGCGCTCTACCGGGCGCGTCGGCGACTCAAGTGGGACGAGGCGTTCGCCGTCCAGTTGACACTGGTACAGCGCAAGCACCGGGCGGCCGACTGGCCGGCCCGACCCCGACCGGCACGCCCGGGTGGCCTGCTGGAGGCGTTCGACGCCCGGCTGCCGTACGAGCTGACGGCCGGCCAGCGGGACGTGGGCGTCGAGATCGCCGCGGACCTGGCCGCCCCGCATCCGATGCACCGGCTGTTGCAGGGCGAGGTCGGCTCGGGCAAGACGGTGGTGGCGCTGCGGGCGATGCTCCAGGTCGTCGACGCGGGCGGGCAGGCGGCCCTGCTGGCACCCACCGAGGTGCTGGCCGCCCAGCATTACCGCGGCATGCTCGACCTGCTCGGCCCGCTCGGCCGGGCCGGTGAGCTGGGCGCCGCCGAGCACGCGACCGGTGTGGAGTTGGTCACCGGCTCGCTGGGCGCGGCGGCCCGCCGCCGGGCGCTGGGCGAGGTGGCCAGCGGCGCGGCCGGCATCGTGCTCGGCACCCACGCCCTGCTCTACGAGGGCGTCGACTTCGCCGACCTCGGCCTGGTCGTCGTCGACGAGCAGCACCGCTTCGGCGTGGAGCAGCGTGACGCGCTGCGGGCGAAGGCCGACCAGCCACCGCACGTGCTGGTGATGACGGCCACCCCGATCCCGCGCACTGTCGCCATGACCGTCTACGGCGACCTGGAGGTCTCCACGCTGTCCCAGTTGCCGCGGGGCCGGTCGCCGATCGCCTCGCACGTCGTGCCGGCCGCCGAGAAGCCCGCCTACCTGGACCGCGCCTGGCGCCGGTTGCGCGAGGAGGTGGCCGCCGGCCATCAGGCGTACGTGGTGTGCCCGCGGATCGGCGCGGGCCCGGCGTCCGAGGAGGAGCCGCCGGCGGTCGACGACAACGGGCGTCGTCCGCCGCTGGCGGTGACCGAGGTGGCCCCGTTGCTCGCCGAGGGCCCGCTGCACGGTCTGCGGATCGGGGTGTTGCACGGCCGGCTGCCGGCCGACGAGAAGGACGCGGTGATGCGCTCCTTCGCCGCCGGCGACCTGGACGTGCTGGTCGCCACGACGGTGGTCGAGGTCGGCGTGGACGTGCCGAACGCGACAGTGATGATCGTGCTGGACGCCGACCGCTTCGGTGTCTCCCAGCTGCACCAGTTGCGGGGCCGGGTCGGTCGGGGCGCAGCCGCCGGGCTCTGCCTGCTGGTCACCGAGGCGGCCGAGGGTTCGTCGGCGCGGGAGCGGCTGGACGCCGTGGCGTCCACGAGCGACGGTTTCACGCTCGCCGAACTCGATCTTGAGCAGCGCCGCGAGGGCGACGTGCTCGGCGCCACCCAGTCCGGGCGCCGCTCGCACCTGCGGCTGCTGTCCCTGCTGAAGGACGCCGACCTGATTCGCGACGCCCGTGCCGAGGCGATCACCCTGATCGAGGACGACCCGGAGTTGACCCGCAACCCGGCGCTGGCCGCCTCCATCGCCGCGCTCGTCGACGAGGACCGCGCGGAGTACCTGGAGAAGGGCTGA
- a CDS encoding cell wall anchor protein, translating to MIRPKLSLRRPLAILGAALIGFTGVVAVAAPASAHHTTINATVECDRLTGERVIEWTVQNSEANKDATLQKVTTTPDTPVNVAIEGAKEVPLEGYLLGKSKTVTAVQRVPGNTTTAKLEVHAEWWVEDVKTAEKTNDGSINIAADESCAPAPKCVDVDKAEYSHTFDGPKGTATVKLDGDLPLCGEGKQWFTLVSYFAPRPQFATPQYVYGTPDSDWIGGTKTEITLDVEIPDCHTQVDLIWGGKEGVIEELVEGGKRYGNEKLGSKGAPGNRSTGPQGWYNGGSKSCTTPASTFASNCDGSVAVSLSNDGKISKYAVEFEVKGENGFTKKVSVPAGKADTSVVVPAADAGKIEVLVDGKVVENGTYSWQRPEDCPLPAITTEADCKNFTLTATNPEGGLPVKATFTYDGKTETRTVAAGAAETVTFKAGKDKTAIVALPDMDLELEAIYTPEGNCGGGGAGGEEPGLPVTGAATGGIIAGALVLLAAGAVLFVMARRRRVRFTA from the coding sequence GTGATCCGTCCCAAGCTGTCGCTCCGGCGACCGCTGGCCATCCTGGGAGCCGCCCTCATCGGCTTCACCGGGGTCGTCGCAGTGGCCGCCCCAGCCAGTGCACACCACACCACCATCAACGCCACCGTCGAGTGCGACCGGCTCACCGGCGAGCGCGTGATCGAGTGGACGGTGCAGAACAGCGAAGCCAACAAGGACGCGACGCTCCAGAAGGTGACGACGACCCCGGACACCCCGGTGAACGTCGCCATCGAGGGCGCGAAGGAGGTGCCGCTGGAGGGCTACCTGCTCGGTAAGAGCAAGACCGTCACCGCCGTCCAGCGGGTGCCGGGCAACACGACCACCGCCAAGCTCGAGGTGCACGCCGAGTGGTGGGTCGAGGACGTCAAGACCGCCGAGAAGACGAACGACGGCAGCATCAACATCGCCGCCGACGAGTCCTGCGCGCCGGCCCCGAAGTGCGTCGACGTCGACAAGGCCGAGTACAGCCACACCTTCGACGGTCCGAAGGGCACCGCCACCGTCAAGCTCGACGGTGACCTGCCGCTCTGCGGCGAGGGCAAGCAGTGGTTCACGCTGGTGTCGTACTTCGCGCCGCGTCCGCAGTTCGCCACCCCGCAGTACGTGTACGGCACGCCGGACAGCGACTGGATCGGTGGCACCAAGACCGAGATCACGCTGGACGTCGAGATCCCGGACTGCCACACCCAGGTCGACCTGATCTGGGGCGGCAAGGAGGGCGTCATCGAGGAGCTGGTCGAGGGCGGCAAGCGGTACGGCAACGAGAAGCTCGGCTCGAAGGGCGCCCCGGGCAACCGGTCGACGGGCCCGCAGGGCTGGTACAACGGCGGCAGCAAGAGCTGCACCACCCCGGCCTCGACCTTCGCGTCCAACTGCGACGGTTCGGTCGCCGTCTCGCTGAGCAACGACGGCAAGATCAGCAAGTACGCTGTCGAGTTCGAGGTCAAGGGCGAGAACGGCTTCACCAAGAAGGTCTCCGTCCCGGCCGGCAAGGCCGACACCAGCGTCGTGGTTCCCGCCGCCGACGCCGGCAAGATCGAGGTGCTGGTCGACGGCAAGGTCGTCGAGAACGGCACGTACTCGTGGCAGCGCCCCGAGGACTGCCCGCTGCCGGCCATCACCACCGAGGCCGACTGCAAGAACTTCACCCTCACCGCGACCAACCCCGAGGGTGGGCTGCCGGTCAAGGCGACCTTCACGTACGACGGCAAGACCGAGACCCGTACGGTCGCCGCCGGCGCGGCGGAGACGGTGACCTTCAAGGCCGGCAAGGACAAGACCGCGATCGTCGCCCTGCCGGACATGGACCTCGAGCTTGAGGCGATCTACACGCCGGAGGGCAACTGCGGCGGCGGTGGCGCTGGCGGCGAGGAGCCGGGTCTCCCGGTGACCGGCGCCGCCACCGGCGGCATCATCGCCGGCGCGCTGGTGCTGCTCGCGGCCGGTGCCGTCCTGTTCGTGATGGCCCGTCGTCGTCGGGTGCGCTTCACCGCCTGA
- the rsmD gene encoding 16S rRNA (guanine(966)-N(2))-methyltransferase RsmD, giving the protein MTRIVAGTLGGRRIAAPPGAGTRPTSDRVREALFSAVQAEVDLDGVRFADLYAGSGAVGLEALSRGARHVLLVESDPRAARVIRENVAALRAGPAARLVTGKVATVLAAGPDGEPYDVVFADPPYAVPEVEITALLAALVEQRWLAPDALVVVERSSRTREFDWVEGITAARSRRYGETTLWYGRRS; this is encoded by the coding sequence GTGACCCGGATCGTGGCCGGGACGCTCGGCGGCCGGCGGATCGCCGCGCCCCCCGGCGCCGGCACCCGCCCCACCTCCGACCGGGTCCGCGAGGCGTTGTTCAGTGCCGTCCAGGCCGAGGTCGACCTCGACGGGGTCCGCTTCGCCGACCTGTACGCCGGCTCCGGCGCGGTCGGGCTGGAGGCGCTCTCCCGGGGCGCCCGGCACGTGCTGCTTGTCGAGTCCGACCCACGGGCGGCCCGGGTGATCCGGGAGAACGTGGCAGCCCTGCGTGCCGGCCCGGCGGCCCGCCTGGTCACCGGGAAGGTGGCGACGGTGCTGGCCGCCGGCCCGGACGGCGAGCCGTACGACGTGGTGTTCGCCGACCCGCCGTACGCGGTGCCGGAGGTGGAGATCACCGCGCTGCTGGCCGCGCTCGTCGAGCAGCGCTGGCTGGCTCCCGACGCGCTCGTGGTGGTGGAGCGATCCAGCCGGACCAGGGAGTTCGACTGGGTGGAGGGGATCACCGCCGCGCGCAGTCGCCGCTACGGCGAGACCACTCTTTGGTACGGTCGCCGATCATGA
- the coaD gene encoding pantetheine-phosphate adenylyltransferase encodes MRRAVCPGSFDPVTNGHLDIIGRASRLFDEVIVGVLVNQSKSGLFTVEERIEMLREVTSSYDNVRVESFRGLLVDFCRAQQASVLIKGLRAVSDFDYELQMAQMNVGLAGVETLFMPTNPLYSFLSSSLVKDVAKWGGDISAHVPDPVREALRSRLTPRP; translated from the coding sequence ATGAGACGTGCGGTGTGCCCCGGCTCGTTCGATCCGGTCACCAACGGACACCTCGACATCATCGGTCGGGCCAGTCGGCTCTTCGACGAGGTGATCGTCGGCGTGCTGGTGAACCAGTCGAAGAGTGGCCTGTTCACCGTCGAGGAGCGGATCGAGATGCTCCGCGAGGTGACGTCCTCGTACGACAACGTACGGGTGGAGTCGTTCCGTGGGCTGCTGGTGGACTTCTGCCGCGCCCAGCAGGCGAGTGTGCTGATCAAGGGCCTGCGGGCGGTGAGCGACTTCGACTACGAGTTGCAGATGGCCCAGATGAACGTCGGGCTGGCCGGCGTCGAGACACTCTTCATGCCGACCAACCCGCTCTACTCGTTCCTCTCGTCGAGCCTGGTCAAGGACGTGGCCAAGTGGGGCGGCGACATCTCCGCCCACGTCCCCGACCCGGTCCGCGAGGCCCTCCGGTCCCGCCTGACCCCCCGCCCCTAA
- a CDS encoding YceD family protein, whose protein sequence is MPKHSPSTLDPRSPLVLDTRDLPRRPGLLREVQRVVPAPADLGVELIGVPEGADLDLDLRLQSVSEGVLVSGTITGPVRGECGRCLREINDSMGVTIQELYAYEDSTTDATTDEDEVGRMQGDLIDLEPALRDALVLTLPTNPLCREDCPGLCPDCGAHWDDLPADHSHQQIDPRWAGLSQLTVTEE, encoded by the coding sequence ATGCCCAAACACTCGCCATCGACACTCGACCCCAGGTCGCCGCTGGTCCTCGACACGAGGGACCTGCCGCGCCGCCCTGGCCTGTTGCGTGAGGTCCAGCGGGTCGTGCCGGCACCGGCGGACCTCGGTGTGGAGTTGATCGGCGTGCCGGAGGGCGCGGACCTCGACCTCGACCTGAGGTTGCAGTCGGTGTCCGAGGGCGTGCTCGTCTCCGGGACCATCACCGGTCCCGTCCGGGGTGAGTGCGGCCGTTGCCTGCGCGAGATCAACGACTCGATGGGCGTGACGATCCAGGAGCTGTACGCGTACGAGGACAGCACCACGGACGCCACGACCGACGAGGACGAGGTGGGCCGGATGCAGGGCGATCTGATCGACCTGGAGCCGGCGCTGCGGGACGCGTTGGTGCTCACGCTGCCGACCAACCCGCTCTGCCGGGAGGACTGCCCAGGACTGTGCCCCGACTGTGGGGCGCACTGGGATGATCTGCCGGCCGACCACAGTCACCAGCAGATCGACCCGCGTTGGGCGGGCCTGTCGCAACTGACCGTTACAGAGGAGTAA
- the rpmF gene encoding 50S ribosomal protein L32, translating to MAVPKRKMSRSNTRSRRANWKATVVATVACPQCKSPKLPHAACSVCGTYNGRQVLEV from the coding sequence GTGGCCGTCCCGAAGCGCAAGATGTCGCGCAGCAACACCCGGTCCCGCCGGGCGAACTGGAAGGCGACAGTGGTCGCGACCGTCGCGTGCCCGCAGTGCAAGTCCCCGAAGCTGCCGCACGCCGCGTGCTCCGTCTGCGGCACCTACAACGGCCGCCAGGTTCTCGAGGTCTGA
- a CDS encoding phosphate acyltransferase PlsX, producing MEPGAARIAVDLLGGDDAPAVVVDGALRAMRADPDLHLLLVGPAEVADGLIAALDPAQRARVTVRPVRAVVGMADHPSAARAESTVRAAVTAVRDGTADALVSAGATGATVTAAVLGLGRWPEIRQPALVATLPAVAGPVVLLDVGGSLEPRPATLARHAALGAAYAAVAHSIAAPRVGLLSVGTEAGKGDRVRRATDPLLAVEHLPAGARYVGLVEGYDVAVGARADVVVTDGFTGNVLLKAVEGAYSMAGGPPAEGGAPRAAALLGVAGTVVVCHGAARADDVASGIALAAHLWRRDATDLVAALLDGDAATDRTDRSTDTEVRT from the coding sequence GTGGAGCCGGGCGCCGCGCGGATCGCCGTTGACCTCCTCGGCGGGGACGACGCTCCCGCCGTCGTGGTTGACGGCGCTCTGCGGGCCATGCGCGCCGACCCTGACCTGCATCTTCTTCTCGTCGGTCCGGCCGAGGTCGCCGACGGGCTGATCGCTGCCCTCGATCCGGCGCAGCGCGCCCGGGTCACGGTGCGACCCGTCCGTGCCGTGGTCGGCATGGCCGACCATCCCAGCGCCGCCCGCGCCGAGAGCACCGTCCGGGCCGCCGTCACCGCGGTCCGGGACGGAACCGCCGACGCCCTGGTCTCCGCCGGCGCCACCGGCGCCACCGTCACCGCCGCAGTGCTCGGTCTCGGCCGCTGGCCGGAGATCCGCCAACCCGCGCTGGTCGCGACCCTGCCGGCGGTGGCCGGACCGGTAGTGCTCCTCGACGTCGGAGGCTCCCTGGAGCCCCGCCCCGCCACCCTCGCCCGGCACGCCGCGCTCGGCGCCGCGTACGCCGCCGTGGCGCACTCGATCGCCGCGCCCCGGGTCGGACTGCTCTCCGTCGGTACGGAGGCCGGCAAGGGGGACCGCGTCCGCCGGGCCACCGACCCGCTGCTCGCCGTCGAACACCTACCCGCCGGGGCGCGCTACGTCGGCCTTGTCGAGGGGTACGACGTCGCTGTCGGCGCCCGCGCCGACGTGGTCGTCACCGACGGGTTCACCGGTAACGTGCTGCTCAAGGCCGTCGAGGGGGCGTACTCGATGGCCGGTGGCCCGCCCGCCGAGGGCGGTGCCCCCCGGGCGGCGGCCCTGCTGGGCGTCGCGGGGACGGTCGTGGTCTGCCACGGGGCCGCCCGCGCCGACGACGTCGCCTCCGGCATCGCCCTCGCCGCCCACCTGTGGCGGCGAGACGCCACCGACCTCGTCGCCGCGCTGCTCGATGGCGACGCCGCGACGGACCGCACCGACCGCTCCACCGACACCGAGGTACGCACATGA